AGTGAAAAATATGGGTTTCAAAACTTATTATTGATTTCAAGAGCTCTAAAATTTCACGCATTGTATCTCGAACCCTTTTATTATAAGGTCCAATTGAATCAACACGACCAATTTCTTCGTTGTCGTTTGGCAGGTTGGGCCTTAAAGTTAGCTTGAATTGGAAAATGATTTTCTAGCATGgcgaattttcattttgtattcttcgTTAACACACAAAATTTCCAAATCTGAGGCACGGAAAATCCATTTCATTTAGTCATTTGAGGGCTGAGATTTGATTctgttggaattattttgtacgAAACGATGGAAAAGTGACGGTAATTAATAAATCCAGTGCCAATTTAAGAACTTAACCTCAGTACCCCTTGAGCAATCCATCAACAATGTCTTGGCAAACTTGCTCCTAgtaataaagctttaaaaataaacatcccatcctttaaattaattttgaaatgttttggaCTCCGTCCGAAACACTGACAAAAATGCTGTTGAGAgatgtttattgaaaaacaacaactcTTAATATagtaatacatattttttatctttatcGTCATTTTTAGTGTCTATGGTTATTGGTTAGTCAtctaaacttatttaaaattatttgaacaagGTTTCTAGTTTTATAGAACAACTATTCTTCTTGTATATAACTAGTATAATTCTAGACAGAACAGTCTTTCTCTATTGAATGCTTAATGGTCTTGATgcaatcaaacaaattttaatacgAGTAGACCGCagttaaaatagaaaacaacatCTTCtcacaatttttcattttatattatacaaataaaacacatgtattgttttctaaatattatagttttttatttagtatGTAAAATGTATGTACGTACATTAAGTGGAACCTATTTATATAAGATAAAAAACATACTCAATTCTTAAGATAAAACTTTGGTTTTCCTATTTCTAACTAGAAATATaggaaaaaaacatttgaatgaGTTTAAAGTGTATTTTAATATCACATCTAAATCGAACGAACTTGCTCTCATGGGTTAAGAGTTTTTGTAAGCCTCATTTCTTCGCTAACATTCCTAAAATTTCTAGGTTGGGACAGAACCTTAGGATATGTTCAACAAGATTAAGAAAACTTTGCATTTTACTTTCATCATTGAACAAAGGCTCTTCTTAAggattaaatttaagtttattatttgtAGATGGACAACTGTATAGAGTTGGACATACTTTTTTATTGGCTTACATAACTCGAATTGATTAAGTACTATTGTTGATCTTTAAAGATATATCTGGATTaggtaaaataaaagaaggtaTAATTTCACATTGCCActgaaaattttatcatttttagaatAAGTATCTTCagatttctttccaaaaaattgaattaagtaGAGTTCTTTTttgtgaattgatttttttcgagTTCCTGTGCGAATTCAATAAGGGAACGataagttttgtaaaattagCCCGAAACCAGCTGTGCCAGAAACTCAATGTAATGAAATTCAAGGTAACAATATTTTCACAGAAATTATGAATTCATGTCAATGAGTCTGAAAATTTGAAATGAGTCTGATGTTTTAAAATGAACTAAACCCAGCCATAGGAGTCTCTTTCCTACAAATAGTTGCCAAAACAGGAAATgtaatttttctattgaaaaacgTAGAATGGTTAATTCAAGATTTGTTTGTGGAAAGTTTTTGGTACTAGGGAAAACTAAATAAGGTTGTTAAATCACAACATTCCGATGATTAAATGTGACGATCTTTTCGAGAAATGAAACGTTCAGGAAACTTTTCTAGCAAAGAGAAACGGTTACTTAAAGTGTTCACCATTTTCTtagtgaatttcaaaaatttcaatgcgTTGTTAAAGAGTATATTATTCCACTTTTAGTCAAAGATGaaaacttcaaaagtgacagctaacCACATAGCGTTAGATTTAAAGTTTCAGAtcacaaagtttaaaaactgaTGGCTTAGAGGCAagttatagctattattggtTTTCGTAATCAATAATTCAGCTTCGTGATTTAAAAGCGAGTAAAAAGGTCAAATTTGTTATGTTTGTTGTCAGAATGAAACTGACCTCTTAATATTACTTTTAATGATCAACTCTAGCCTCAAATGCTTGATTCCAATCAGGAAATGTTTGCCCAGTTACTGAAATTTGCAATAAAAGCTATAGCTAACCTGTGACGAAAAATTCCAATCATTGGATTCAATGAAAAACCCcaaaagaataaatatacataaaaaagactattgacttattttgagCAAAGGTATCTGCCTGGTTTAGGACTCACTCCAtcacaatgaaaaataaagtaaatgatTTTTGCAGCAGAAATCCAATACAAGACCTATTATACTACAGATAGAAACTAGATATATTATTTATACTGAAttacaaaaaatcatgttttgaTAAGAGTTATTTGATTTACCCAAGGGTgcattgattttcaacttacaAAAGATTGCATTTAATTCATTTCTATCAGTTTTTCTGTTGCGACTTGTTGACTATACTTATATCAGCAAttcaatgtcaaaattttgtattctattaACTTTTGTAAGCATTTATTGCTTATCCATTGCACCAATATCAGTTCAAGGAATACAATGTTACTCATGTCGAGGCATAAATTGTTTAAGGACAACCATACAAACTAAATTTGAAACATGTGAAGATAATTTGGATAGTTGCGctataatttttgataaatgtaaattaattctttatatttttggaacactaatttaattttattcctttttttctaacGTAGTTGCCGTTGTTGCAAAAGGATGTTTAATGAATATTCCAGTTGAGCTGCGAAAGAAATGCAATAGCACAAATAACCCTGAATGTCAAGTCTGCACTGGAGGCTTATGCAATAATAAGGGAcgtattgatttcaaatgttATCAATGCGATGAAAGAAACCAAGATGTAAGTTCTGTAAATTGCTCAAAAAAAttttcatacatttatttttcaaattttaaacccAAATTTAACGAGAGTTTTGAGgaattaataaatctttttctttGTCTAGGGAAAAAAATGCGCCAGTAATCTGAACGCATTAAATCCAACGCAGTGTCCAATGCCAACGGCTCCAAATTCCTACTGCTACACCAAATCGTACAAGGGTGCTACCGTGCGAGGATGTTCCTTGCATGTGAAGGATCAACTTGAGTGTCTAGCAGATGACGCATGTTCATTGTGCTTAGCAGAAGATGGAGAAGGCTGTAATTCAAGACAAACGACTGCTTCTGGAGTTAGTAAGATATCATTGTCTGGACTTGCAATGGTTTTATTCATTGCATCAATCACACGAgcagttttttagttttgttaaatatatttaattttaaatttgttcacttaaaattaactttttcttctgTTCGAAAATTCTCTGAAAATCATGGACAAAAAGTTTGACTTTTGAACTAGCATGTTAGTAAATTCataccaacttaaaaaaaaataaaattaattttaaaattccacTTCTGAATATTGTCTTTTTCTCTGGAAGTGGCTACAGACTTCACTGAACTTTAAGTTTCTtggacaaattttaatattttttatttaagttttataacttaaatttattttacatacattttcccCAATTATTAATAAATGGAATTCTCCATATTTGCTCTATGATATTTGAAGTTGTTGAATATATGAAGTGAAACGGCCAAATAACCTCACCATGGAAATCACTCatgttatacaattttatatatgCTAAACTTTTTGATGACAACTTTTCAAGTGGATGattcaatagaaaataaaacggtaaaaaataaatgagtGTTAAGTGCAAAGCAAATAATAAGTACAAGTGCaagagatattaaaaaaagcaataaaatgtTGATATGTAGTATTGAAggtaataaaaatacaattttaaaaaaacttacattcGATAAGAAAAAGAAGTAGAGGCTTGAAacttagattttcaaaattctgaccATCACTCATTCAAAAATAGTGATTTTCGAATTCCTGgtatttgttaattgtttttttt
This window of the Eupeodes corollae chromosome 3, idEupCoro1.1, whole genome shotgun sequence genome carries:
- the LOC129951880 gene encoding uncharacterized protein LOC129951880, which codes for MSKFCILLTFVSIYCLSIAPISVQGIQCYSCRGINCLRTTIQTKFETCEDNLDSCAIIFDKFAVVAKGCLMNIPVELRKKCNSTNNPECQVCTGGLCNNKGRIDFKCYQCDERNQDGKKCASNLNALNPTQCPMPTAPNSYCYTKSYKGATVRGCSLHVKDQLECLADDACSLCLAEDGEGCNSRQTTASGVSKISLSGLAMVLFIASITRAVF